One window of Bacillus sp. THAF10 genomic DNA carries:
- a CDS encoding ATP-binding protein, with protein sequence MLENIGHVLYHVLIILFPILFYYQFLNKGAICLTSRINYRFLITLLVMLLCTMSFPIEVSEGAFYDQKIIPFILAFLYGGWLTGTAVLLSMLYYLYVVGDTHIWIMAVNYSIVGLFLALSAKKYESLALKKKIGIITSLFFLITLTRIIRLIYMGNDEALLLSIIVSIITWISLCTAIMIIENLNMQMKLQYELQRSEKLKVVSELAASVAHEVRNPMTSTRGFLQLMSTDENLNSAQKKYIAISIEELDRAQSIIQDYLSLAKPNKQGIDRINLSVEVEHVIQLMSTYTNIKNTAIEHEVIPDIYIRANRDEMKQVLINLIKNAIEAIEQGGTVKVLSYVRDTSAYIEIIDNGIGMSPEQVDRLGTPFYSTKDKGTGIGLTISFQIIELLQGKIEVRSEVGKGTTFAIKLPLEET encoded by the coding sequence ATGCTTGAAAATATCGGTCATGTACTATATCACGTATTAATCATTTTGTTTCCAATCTTATTTTACTATCAATTTTTAAATAAAGGAGCAATTTGTTTAACGTCCAGAATTAATTATCGCTTTCTCATTACCTTACTTGTGATGCTTCTTTGTACAATGTCTTTTCCAATTGAAGTATCAGAGGGAGCCTTCTATGATCAAAAAATAATTCCATTTATTTTGGCATTTTTATATGGCGGTTGGCTAACCGGAACAGCTGTACTGCTGTCCATGCTCTATTATCTATACGTTGTAGGGGATACTCATATATGGATCATGGCCGTGAATTATTCCATTGTTGGTTTGTTTTTGGCTTTATCTGCAAAAAAATATGAGTCACTTGCCTTAAAAAAGAAGATTGGAATTATTACTTCGCTATTTTTTCTAATTACTCTTACTAGAATTATTCGGCTAATTTATATGGGAAATGATGAAGCGTTATTGTTATCTATTATTGTGTCTATTATTACTTGGATTTCATTGTGTACGGCTATTATGATTATCGAAAATTTAAATATGCAGATGAAATTGCAATATGAATTGCAAAGGTCAGAAAAGCTGAAAGTAGTAAGTGAGCTTGCTGCCTCTGTTGCGCATGAAGTGCGAAATCCAATGACTTCCACCAGGGGCTTTCTTCAATTAATGAGTACAGATGAGAATTTAAATAGTGCCCAAAAAAAGTATATAGCCATATCAATTGAAGAACTGGATAGAGCGCAATCCATCATCCAGGACTATCTTTCGCTAGCGAAACCGAATAAACAGGGAATTGATCGAATTAATCTTTCTGTTGAAGTAGAACACGTCATCCAGTTAATGTCGACCTATACCAATATTAAAAACACGGCAATTGAGCATGAAGTGATTCCAGATATTTATATTAGAGCAAATCGAGATGAAATGAAGCAGGTATTAATCAATTTGATTAAAAATGCAATAGAGGCCATCGAACAAGGTGGCACAGTGAAGGTTCTCTCATACGTACGTGATACATCCGCCTACATTGAAATAATAGATAACGGCATTGGAATGTCGCCTGAGCAAGTAGATAGATTGGGTACCCCATTTTATTCAACGAAGGACAAAGGAACTGGTATTGGTTTAACGATATCCTTTCAAATAATAGAGCTTCTACAAGGAAAGATAGAAGTAAGAAGTGAAGTAGGGAAGGGTACCACCTTCGCCATCAAACTACCATTAGAAGAAACCTAA
- a CDS encoding glutathione ABC transporter substrate-binding protein → MKAKKNVFFLLLLSLMLVLSACSGGGNSTGGSKDGSDGGEVEGQEGGDLSFVVGADAPTLDPHGMNDTSTTNVTTQIFDRLTAYEGDGTVIPSLAESFEAIDDTTWEFKLRTDVKFHDGSDFTAEAVKLTLDRILDPETASPRAVVLNMIKEVVVVDDHTVHIKTDKPFAPLPAHLAHNAGSIIAPSAIEEEKSGGKTVDENPVGTGPFVFDNWNRGSEITLKKNENYWNGAPALDSIKFVVVPEQSTRIAMLEAGEANVTQIGASDVARVEGMASAGIELTNVRGTRMDYLGFNMEKEPYNIKEVRQAISMAINKTDIVDGILDGQGVPAVGPLAPTVVGNYQDLKPLAYDVEAAKKLLAEAGFEDGFETTLYVNSANAEREQIATLVQDQLGQIGIKVNIEIIEWGAFLDATANGEHELFILGWTTVTADADYGLYALFHSSTFGAPGNRSFYANDRVDELLDLARSETDQAKRNEAYKEVSEILVDEAPMVYLQHPDFNYGTNGANGLFVDFSGTPYFHGVKLK, encoded by the coding sequence ATGAAAGCAAAAAAGAATGTGTTTTTCTTGCTTCTGCTTTCACTAATGCTAGTACTATCGGCATGTAGTGGTGGCGGAAACAGCACTGGCGGATCGAAAGACGGATCTGATGGTGGTGAAGTAGAAGGTCAAGAGGGTGGCGATTTATCATTCGTAGTTGGTGCCGATGCTCCGACACTTGATCCACACGGAATGAATGATACTTCTACTACAAACGTAACAACACAAATTTTTGATCGATTAACTGCTTATGAAGGAGACGGAACGGTTATTCCTTCACTAGCTGAGTCTTTTGAAGCTATTGATGATACTACATGGGAATTCAAATTACGTACAGATGTTAAATTCCATGATGGCTCTGATTTTACTGCAGAGGCAGTTAAATTAACGCTTGACCGTATCTTAGATCCAGAAACTGCATCTCCACGTGCAGTAGTACTTAACATGATTAAAGAGGTTGTCGTAGTGGACGACCACACAGTTCATATCAAAACTGATAAACCATTTGCTCCACTACCAGCTCACTTAGCACATAACGCTGGTTCTATCATCGCTCCTTCTGCAATTGAAGAAGAAAAAAGCGGTGGAAAAACAGTTGACGAAAACCCAGTTGGTACTGGTCCTTTCGTATTTGACAACTGGAACCGTGGTTCTGAAATCACGTTAAAGAAAAATGAAAACTATTGGAATGGCGCTCCAGCTCTTGATTCCATTAAGTTTGTTGTAGTACCTGAGCAATCTACTCGTATTGCGATGCTAGAAGCTGGCGAAGCAAACGTAACTCAAATCGGAGCTTCCGATGTAGCTCGTGTAGAAGGTATGGCTAGCGCTGGTATTGAACTTACAAACGTTCGCGGTACTCGTATGGACTACTTAGGCTTCAATATGGAAAAAGAGCCATATAACATTAAAGAAGTTCGTCAAGCTATTTCCATGGCAATCAACAAAACAGATATCGTTGACGGAATCCTAGATGGTCAAGGTGTACCTGCTGTTGGACCACTTGCTCCTACAGTTGTAGGTAACTACCAAGATCTTAAGCCACTTGCATATGATGTAGAAGCTGCAAAGAAATTACTTGCAGAAGCTGGCTTTGAAGATGGTTTCGAAACTACTCTATATGTAAACTCTGCAAACGCTGAGCGTGAGCAAATTGCTACACTTGTTCAAGACCAATTAGGTCAAATCGGAATCAAAGTAAACATTGAAATCATTGAGTGGGGTGCATTCCTTGATGCAACTGCTAATGGTGAGCACGAGCTATTCATCCTTGGATGGACTACTGTAACAGCTGATGCTGACTACGGTCTATATGCTCTATTCCATTCTTCTACATTCGGAGCTCCTGGTAACCGTTCATTCTATGCGAACGACCGTGTAGATGAGCTACTTGACCTAGCTCGTTCCGAGACAGATCAAGCTAAGCGTAACGAAGCTTACAAAGAAGTTTCTGAGATTCTTGTAGACGAAGCTCCAATGGTTTACCTTCAACATCCTGACTTCAACTATGGAACAAACGGTGCAAACGGTCTATTCGTAGACTTCAGTGGTACTCCTTATTTCCACGGTGTGAAGCTTAAATAA
- a CDS encoding ABC transporter permease, which translates to MSQPQPQTPTGMQVTMGNTKLLRWKAFYKKLAKNKAALVGAFIIIAVVILGALAPVLATHDPNTTNVMNKLQGPSAEHYLGTDEMGRDIFSRLLYGTKISLGIGFLSTFLGAIVGVALGVIAGYYGRWIDSLIMRISDVLLAFPGILLALAIVSVLGASTRNVIIAVAFYAVPSFARIVRGSTLSVKKLEYVDAIRAMGSRDGRIIFRHILPNIMSPIIVQTTLYIASAIITASALSFLGMGTRPPQAEWGAMLSQGRAYLAQAPHVTLFPGLVIFLVVIGFNVMGDGLRDALDPKSRK; encoded by the coding sequence ATGAGTCAACCGCAACCACAAACACCAACGGGAATGCAGGTAACGATGGGCAATACAAAGTTGCTCCGTTGGAAGGCTTTCTACAAAAAATTGGCCAAAAATAAAGCTGCCCTGGTGGGAGCCTTTATTATCATAGCAGTTGTTATACTCGGTGCACTCGCGCCAGTACTTGCTACTCATGATCCAAATACGACAAATGTCATGAATAAGCTACAAGGTCCATCTGCTGAGCATTATTTGGGAACAGATGAAATGGGACGAGATATTTTTAGCCGCCTGCTTTATGGGACAAAAATTTCATTGGGTATTGGTTTTCTCTCAACATTTCTAGGAGCAATAGTAGGGGTAGCTCTAGGTGTTATCGCTGGCTACTATGGTAGATGGATTGATAGTTTAATCATGAGAATCAGTGATGTCTTACTGGCATTTCCAGGAATCCTATTAGCATTAGCCATTGTAAGCGTTTTAGGTGCAAGCACTAGAAACGTAATCATTGCCGTTGCCTTTTATGCTGTCCCATCTTTTGCAAGGATTGTACGTGGGTCAACACTTAGCGTGAAAAAGCTTGAATATGTCGATGCTATTCGCGCAATGGGGTCAAGGGACGGAAGAATCATTTTCCGACATATTTTACCGAATATTATGTCTCCAATCATTGTTCAAACAACACTTTATATTGCTTCTGCCATTATTACGGCAAGTGCACTTTCCTTCTTAGGGATGGGAACAAGACCGCCTCAAGCTGAATGGGGAGCGATGCTGAGTCAAGGTCGTGCTTATTTAGCACAAGCCCCTCACGTAACATTATTCCCTGGGCTTGTCATCTTCCTTGTCGTTATTGGATTTAACGTGATGGGCGATGGACTACGTGATGCTTTAGATCCAAAATCGAGAAAATAA
- a CDS encoding ABC transporter permease, with product MLIFIIRRLFQTIPVLFGVTLAVFMMVHLIPGDAAQIMAGEQASPEQVEAMRDKLGLNDPYHIQYINYITGAIQGDLGTSVRTNRDVTSEIFTNRFWITVELAIWGTILSVFLGLVAGIISATRKYSFADTSLMIVALFGVSMPNFWLGILLIYLFSVNLGWLPVAGWGNDWKQVILPVITLGTGGAAIIARMTRSSMLDVIDQDYIRTAYAKGVSDKYVIYKHALRNALIPVVTVVGLQFGTLLGGAVITESVFAINGLGRLIISSITMRDFPMVQGTILVSTLLFVMVNFLVDIAYRVINKRIDLN from the coding sequence ATGTTGATTTTTATCATACGAAGACTTTTTCAAACGATACCAGTTTTGTTTGGAGTGACGTTAGCAGTTTTCATGATGGTGCACTTGATTCCAGGAGATGCTGCTCAGATTATGGCTGGTGAGCAAGCGAGTCCTGAACAAGTAGAAGCGATGAGGGACAAGCTTGGTCTGAATGATCCATATCATATTCAATATATTAATTATATAACCGGAGCTATACAGGGGGACCTTGGTACTTCTGTACGTACAAACCGAGATGTTACATCGGAAATTTTCACTAATCGATTTTGGATAACGGTGGAGCTAGCCATTTGGGGAACTATTCTATCCGTGTTCCTTGGCCTTGTTGCAGGAATTATTTCGGCAACTAGAAAGTATTCCTTTGCCGACACTTCTCTTATGATTGTAGCTTTGTTCGGTGTTTCCATGCCAAACTTCTGGCTTGGAATTTTGTTAATCTATTTGTTTTCCGTAAACCTTGGCTGGTTACCAGTTGCAGGGTGGGGGAATGATTGGAAGCAAGTAATTCTACCTGTCATAACGCTTGGAACTGGTGGTGCTGCCATCATTGCCCGTATGACACGTTCAAGCATGCTCGATGTTATTGATCAAGATTATATACGTACAGCATATGCAAAAGGTGTAAGCGATAAATATGTTATTTACAAACATGCTTTAAGAAATGCTTTAATTCCAGTAGTAACAGTAGTAGGTTTACAGTTTGGTACATTATTAGGTGGAGCTGTTATTACAGAGTCTGTCTTCGCCATTAACGGTTTAGGACGACTAATTATTAGCTCGATAACCATGCGTGATTTCCCAATGGTGCAAGGAACCATTCTTGTTAGTACGTTACTGTTTGTAATGGTTAACTTCCTTGTGGATATTGCCTACAGAGTTATTAATAAACGTATAGACCTTAACTAA
- a CDS encoding ABC transporter ATP-binding protein, which translates to MNTAKNENILEVKGLRTSFFTDEGEVKAVDGVDFSIEKGKTIGIVGESGSGKSITSLSIMRLGDGKIVGGEVVFKGENLLDKTKKQMMNLRGNNISMIFQEPMTSLNPTLTCGEQIAESIRIHQKLGRKEAWAKSVDMLRLVGIPSPDKRAKQYPFELSGGMRQRVMIAIALACNPELLIADEPTTALDVTIQAQILELMKKLQDELGTSLMLITHDLGVVAEMCDNVAVMYCGKVVEYADVKTIFTSPKHPYTVGLLNSVPKHDEDVEGELSVIHGSVPSPFNLPQGCRFAPRCPHAKEICHSSLPELKKTEDGDQVRCWIYTDKWEDEEVAASHE; encoded by the coding sequence ATGAATACAGCGAAAAACGAAAATATATTAGAAGTAAAAGGTTTGCGCACCTCCTTCTTTACAGACGAAGGAGAAGTAAAAGCGGTTGATGGTGTAGACTTCTCAATTGAAAAAGGTAAAACAATAGGAATTGTTGGAGAATCAGGGTCTGGTAAAAGTATCACTTCTCTTTCTATTATGAGACTGGGTGATGGGAAAATTGTCGGTGGAGAAGTAGTTTTCAAGGGTGAGAACCTATTAGATAAAACCAAGAAACAAATGATGAACCTTCGTGGAAATAATATTTCCATGATTTTCCAGGAGCCAATGACATCGTTAAATCCGACATTAACCTGTGGAGAGCAAATTGCTGAATCAATCCGGATCCACCAAAAGCTTGGCCGTAAAGAAGCATGGGCAAAGTCAGTGGATATGCTTCGTCTTGTCGGTATTCCTTCCCCTGATAAACGCGCGAAGCAATATCCGTTCGAGCTTTCCGGTGGGATGCGCCAGCGAGTAATGATTGCCATTGCACTAGCTTGTAACCCTGAATTGTTGATTGCTGATGAGCCAACAACAGCACTTGATGTTACGATCCAAGCTCAAATTTTAGAGTTAATGAAAAAGCTTCAAGATGAGCTAGGAACTTCCTTAATGCTTATCACTCATGATCTTGGAGTAGTAGCGGAAATGTGTGATAACGTTGCAGTTATGTATTGTGGAAAAGTTGTAGAGTATGCAGATGTGAAAACGATTTTTACAAGTCCTAAACACCCGTATACTGTAGGTCTACTAAACTCTGTACCAAAGCATGATGAAGACGTGGAGGGAGAACTATCCGTTATTCATGGTTCTGTTCCGAGTCCTTTCAATTTACCTCAGGGCTGTCGCTTTGCACCTCGTTGTCCACACGCGAAAGAAATCTGTCATAGTAGTCTTCCAGAATTGAAGAAGACAGAAGATGGTGACCAGGTTCGTTGCTGGATTTATACAGATAAGTGGGAAGATGAGGAGGTTGCAGCAAGCCATGAGTAA
- a CDS encoding ABC transporter ATP-binding protein codes for MSNQTLLEVKNLKQYFPIKGGIFGRTVNHVKAVDDISFTVKEGETVSIVGESGCGKSTTGRAILRLDNPYSGEVSFQGEDLLALSKAEMRKKRKDLQIIFQDPYASLNPRQTVSQILEEALEIQKVVPKKDRRKKIIELLETVGIGAHQVDRHPHEFSGGQRQRIGIARALSVDPKLIVCDEAVSALDVSIQAQVLNLLKKLQSEFKLTYLFISHDLGVVRHISDRIIVMYLGKIVEIADKDALFANPQHPYTRALLSAIPSTNLEEKKERIILKGDVPSPIDPPQGCRFHTRCPFAFDRCRSEEPQLHAVPGKNQQSACHLVEDGQVDFSQLKANY; via the coding sequence ATGAGTAATCAAACATTGCTAGAAGTAAAAAACCTTAAGCAATATTTCCCTATTAAAGGTGGAATATTCGGAAGAACGGTAAATCACGTAAAGGCAGTGGATGATATCAGCTTTACGGTGAAAGAAGGAGAAACGGTTAGTATCGTAGGGGAATCAGGCTGTGGTAAGTCTACAACAGGTCGTGCCATTCTTCGTTTAGATAATCCTTATTCTGGAGAAGTAAGCTTCCAAGGAGAAGATCTACTCGCATTAAGTAAGGCGGAAATGAGAAAGAAACGTAAGGACCTGCAGATTATTTTCCAGGATCCATATGCATCTCTCAACCCACGTCAAACAGTAAGTCAAATCTTAGAGGAAGCATTAGAAATTCAAAAGGTAGTACCGAAAAAGGATCGCAGAAAAAAGATTATTGAGCTACTAGAAACAGTTGGAATTGGTGCTCATCAGGTGGACCGCCATCCACATGAGTTTAGTGGTGGTCAACGCCAGCGTATCGGTATAGCCCGTGCATTATCTGTAGATCCAAAGTTAATTGTATGTGATGAAGCAGTATCTGCTCTTGATGTGTCTATTCAAGCGCAAGTACTTAATTTATTGAAAAAGCTACAAAGTGAATTTAAGCTGACGTATCTTTTTATCTCACATGACCTTGGTGTTGTTCGTCATATATCGGACCGAATTATTGTTATGTATCTAGGAAAAATAGTAGAAATTGCGGATAAAGATGCACTTTTTGCTAATCCTCAGCATCCATACACAAGGGCACTTCTTTCTGCCATTCCAAGTACAAATCTTGAAGAGAAGAAAGAACGTATCATCCTAAAGGGAGACGTCCCTTCACCAATTGATCCACCACAAGGGTGCCGTTTCCATACACGTTGCCCATTTGCTTTTGATCGTTGCAGATCAGAAGAACCACAGCTTCATGCTGTACCAGGAAAAAATCAACAATCCGCTTGTCACCTTGTAGAGGATGGACAGGTAGATTTCTCACAATTAAAAGCAAATTATTAA
- a CDS encoding helix-turn-helix domain-containing protein, which produces MIKPTAALSPWVECYWQVQFESGLNVKEETILPNGKVEMIFALQGNYQVVNRKTKHVKEAWLSGLQLEPLHIEYSGTSNLVGIRFKPYGLFPFLTIPICETANFVEPCSDIFGSVYQQLYDVLLQLNHESYIGQSIDHFLLNLINEMKTKQYKLMKEISSQLQKNSNQAISDLALNLGYTERHLTRLCRDQFGVSPKMIARIFRFERALSNLFGCPDAPNVNRAIELGFYDQSHFLKEFKRFSGMTPEVYKQKAKNASNFL; this is translated from the coding sequence ATGATTAAGCCTACTGCAGCACTTTCTCCTTGGGTGGAATGTTACTGGCAGGTGCAGTTTGAGAGTGGATTAAATGTAAAAGAAGAAACAATCCTGCCTAACGGGAAGGTAGAAATGATTTTTGCATTACAAGGAAATTATCAAGTGGTAAACAGAAAAACCAAACATGTAAAAGAAGCCTGGCTTTCGGGGTTACAACTTGAACCTTTGCATATTGAGTATAGTGGCACTTCAAATCTGGTGGGTATTCGCTTTAAGCCTTATGGATTGTTTCCTTTCTTGACAATTCCAATATGTGAAACGGCGAATTTTGTGGAGCCATGCTCAGATATATTTGGTTCGGTGTATCAACAACTTTATGATGTGCTTTTACAATTAAATCATGAATCGTATATTGGGCAGAGTATCGATCATTTTTTGCTAAACCTCATTAATGAAATGAAAACGAAGCAATACAAATTAATGAAAGAAATCTCTTCTCAACTGCAAAAGAACTCAAATCAGGCAATATCTGATTTGGCTCTTAATCTTGGCTATACAGAACGCCATTTAACGAGATTGTGTAGGGATCAATTTGGGGTTTCTCCAAAAATGATTGCACGGATTTTTCGCTTTGAAAGAGCTCTCTCCAATCTATTTGGCTGTCCTGATGCCCCAAATGTCAATCGTGCTATTGAGCTTGGCTTTTACGATCAATCACATTTTTTAAAGGAATTTAAGAGGTTTTCTGGGATGACTCCAGAAGTATATAAACAGAAAGCGAAAAACGCTAGTAATTTCCTTTAA
- a CDS encoding DUF1761 domain-containing protein, whose protein sequence is MDVVEGISFLSVLLAAVSAFLIGGIWYTVLFGKAWMKIHNFSDEELKKSAPRVFGGSFVLAIIISYSLAMFIGPNSTASFGVFAGFMAGAFFVAAALGITYLFERKPFKLFLIDAGYHIVTFTLMGFILGFMS, encoded by the coding sequence GTGGATGTAGTAGAGGGCATCAGTTTTTTATCGGTCTTGCTAGCAGCAGTTTCTGCATTTCTAATTGGAGGTATTTGGTACACTGTACTTTTCGGAAAAGCATGGATGAAAATACATAACTTTAGCGACGAAGAGTTGAAAAAAAGTGCACCGAGGGTATTTGGTGGCTCCTTTGTCTTGGCAATTATCATTTCCTATTCATTAGCGATGTTTATTGGACCAAATAGTACTGCTAGCTTTGGGGTGTTTGCTGGATTTATGGCAGGGGCATTTTTTGTTGCTGCTGCTCTAGGAATTACTTATTTATTTGAACGCAAACCATTCAAGCTTTTCTTAATTGATGCAGGGTATCATATTGTGACTTTTACATTAATGGGATTTATTTTGGGCTTCATGTCCTAA
- a CDS encoding DinB family protein — translation MEALLFKQMEFVRKRTLAALDATEESMADQLLDGVNNTLRWNYGHIFVSHDTLLYPLIGKQHHASEDLVKHFSMGTSPKDWIGNGPSLKELRQYLEEQPERMKQDFAGKLEEPLQKPFKLGEYELVSVGEVLSFAIWHEGLHQGTVNTIKRALGVEDLWSPVKEKQDQHI, via the coding sequence ATGGAAGCGTTACTTTTTAAACAGATGGAATTTGTACGAAAAAGAACGTTAGCAGCATTGGATGCAACAGAGGAAAGTATGGCAGATCAGCTGCTGGATGGTGTAAATAATACGTTGCGTTGGAATTATGGTCACATTTTTGTTTCGCATGATACATTGCTTTATCCGTTAATTGGGAAACAGCACCATGCCTCTGAAGACTTAGTAAAGCATTTTTCGATGGGCACTAGTCCCAAAGATTGGATAGGTAATGGACCGTCATTAAAAGAACTCAGACAATATCTAGAAGAGCAGCCAGAGAGAATGAAACAAGACTTCGCAGGTAAGCTTGAAGAACCCCTGCAAAAACCTTTTAAATTAGGGGAATATGAACTGGTTTCCGTTGGGGAAGTATTAAGCTTTGCTATTTGGCATGAAGGCTTGCATCAGGGTACGGTGAACACCATTAAACGTGCTCTAGGTGTGGAGGATTTATGGAGTCCTGTTAAAGAAAAGCAAGATCAGCATATATAA
- a CDS encoding VOC family protein: MAKFHQAPATFVGEVYLQIQNLRRSIEFYTNVIGFRLLMETETKATFTADGTTPILSVEQREDFQPKQPRTTGLYHFALLLPSREDLGSMLQHFVSNNIRLQGASDHLVSEALYLSDPDGNGIEIYCDRSASTWTWKGEEVEMASVALDAESLLEEGSKSKWSGLPEKTIMGHIHLHVSDLTAAETFYTELLGFAVVTRYGGQALFISTEKYHHHIGLNTWNGVGAPKAQANSIGLGWYTLVYPSEGEKQAVVSALREQNIPIEEENGAFFTTDPSGNKIRLV, encoded by the coding sequence ATGGCGAAATTTCATCAAGCTCCAGCCACATTTGTTGGAGAGGTCTACTTACAGATACAAAATCTCAGACGCTCTATAGAATTTTATACAAATGTTATTGGTTTCAGGCTTTTAATGGAAACAGAAACAAAAGCTACTTTTACAGCTGATGGAACTACTCCAATCCTCTCTGTAGAGCAAAGGGAAGATTTTCAGCCAAAACAGCCACGCACAACGGGATTGTATCATTTTGCCCTATTGCTGCCATCACGGGAAGACTTGGGGAGTATGTTGCAGCACTTTGTTTCGAACAATATTCGGCTTCAAGGCGCTTCGGATCATCTTGTAAGTGAAGCGCTATACTTGAGTGATCCTGACGGAAATGGAATTGAAATCTATTGTGATAGATCAGCTTCCACTTGGACCTGGAAGGGAGAAGAAGTAGAAATGGCTTCGGTGGCGTTAGATGCAGAGTCTCTTTTGGAAGAAGGCAGCAAGAGTAAGTGGAGTGGCCTGCCTGAGAAAACAATAATGGGACATATCCACCTGCATGTATCAGACTTAACAGCAGCGGAAACGTTTTATACAGAGCTACTCGGCTTTGCAGTTGTTACTCGATATGGTGGTCAGGCATTATTTATATCTACTGAAAAGTATCACCATCATATCGGCTTGAACACTTGGAATGGTGTAGGTGCACCAAAGGCACAAGCAAATTCAATTGGGTTAGGATGGTATACGCTTGTTTATCCTTCAGAAGGAGAGAAACAGGCTGTGGTGAGTGCACTGCGAGAACAAAATATTCCTATCGAAGAAGAAAATGGCGCTTTCTTTACTACAGATCCATCAGGAAATAAAATTAGATTGGTTTAA
- a CDS encoding DUF3231 family protein, translating to MEHNIQLTTPEIAALWTTYIQNSATNCFFKHFLQKVEDSEIEKVVKEALFLGEKYNEEIVKIFSSEGFPIPDGFSDKDVYLSAPRIFTDLFALSFVYRVGQMTVPYYASVLTKIARRDVVAFFDECLRTSVKHYRNALELMLGKGVYDRPPKIPYPKKVHYIHEQQSMLGSWFGDKRPLNAMELGEIFYVIERNYIGLVMLIGLIQVMEDKEVKDYLVKGKKLAEKQVEVFNKVLKEENHLGNIPVSMEVTDSTVSPFSDKLILFLITATSSAGLDLLAYAMATSLRKDIATHYATIMVEVAKYGEDGLEMLIKRGWMEQPPQAMDREKLR from the coding sequence ATGGAACATAACATTCAGCTGACAACACCAGAGATAGCAGCTCTGTGGACAACCTACATACAAAATAGTGCCACCAATTGTTTCTTTAAGCATTTTCTTCAAAAAGTAGAAGACTCAGAAATTGAAAAAGTAGTAAAGGAAGCACTTTTTCTAGGAGAAAAATATAACGAGGAGATTGTGAAAATTTTTTCCTCTGAGGGTTTTCCTATACCAGATGGATTTTCTGATAAAGATGTGTATCTTTCTGCACCACGAATTTTCACCGATCTTTTTGCATTAAGCTTTGTTTATCGTGTCGGACAGATGACCGTTCCATACTATGCTTCTGTGTTAACAAAAATTGCTCGCAGAGATGTGGTTGCATTTTTTGATGAATGTTTAAGAACATCTGTCAAGCATTACCGCAATGCCTTAGAGCTGATGCTTGGAAAAGGAGTATATGATAGACCACCGAAAATCCCCTATCCGAAGAAAGTCCACTACATACATGAACAGCAATCTATGCTTGGTTCATGGTTTGGAGATAAACGCCCTTTAAATGCGATGGAGCTAGGGGAAATTTTTTATGTCATTGAAAGAAATTATATTGGACTGGTGATGCTCATTGGCCTCATTCAAGTGATGGAAGATAAGGAAGTGAAAGATTATTTAGTTAAAGGGAAAAAATTAGCGGAGAAACAAGTGGAAGTCTTTAATAAAGTATTAAAGGAAGAAAACCATCTAGGAAATATTCCGGTTAGCATGGAAGTAACAGATTCTACGGTTTCTCCATTTTCGGACAAGTTGATTTTATTCTTAATAACTGCCACAAGCTCTGCTGGCCTTGACTTGTTAGCATACGCAATGGCAACTTCCTTGAGAAAGGATATTGCCACTCACTATGCAACCATTATGGTAGAGGTAGCTAAATATGGAGAAGATGGCTTAGAAATGCTCATCAAAAGAGGGTGGATGGAGCAGCCACCGCAAGCGATGGATCGAGAAAAATTAAGGTGA